The Armatimonadota bacterium genome has a window encoding:
- a CDS encoding efflux RND transporter permease subunit has protein sequence MLNRVIQESLKHRVIIIAFAALTILYGIYTVPQMNVDVLPDLNRPVVTIMTEAHGLAPEETETLVSFPIEAMMNGATGVHRVRSSSSAGFSIVFVEFDWDMEIYRARQIVSEKLQLVQARLPVGSIASLAPISSIMGEIMLIALSSKSGDTAPTEVRALADFVVRPRLLGVPGVSQVVAIGGGTRQFQILTNPSRLKQHGITLTELTDAASKSNVSAGGGFLLEAQREEIIRIKGRINNIKDIEQTVIKAVNGVPITIGQVAEVKFDKGLQRGDASVNGDPAVILSVQKQPEANTLKLTREVDVALREIEASLPDDIQVNRDLFRQERFISLSIENVSKALLEATVIVLIVILAFLMNVRATLISIVSIPMSFVLTLLLLARMGIAINTMTLGGLAIAIGLVVDDSIVDVENVFRRLRQNSVSNSPKPILDVIFRASAEVRNSIVYATLIVVLVFVPLLSLEGIEGRVFAPLAIAFTCSMAASLLVSLTLTPALCAIAQKQSSAAEARETRLVRLLKRLNAPLVLGAMGRPWLVMAVVAMLTGLAILAVVNLGREFLPKFNEGSLSISVILPPGSSLEESNRIGTIIERAALTVPEVTYIGRRTGRAEMDEHAEGVNHSELDVGLADSPRGSALAIEELRSKIGGIPGVYTSFGQPISHRLDHLSSGVRAALAIKIFGPDLDILRGIANQVNGVMQGVEGIVDLQIEPQVEVPQASIEIDRPAAARYGISPYDLAESLEIGFAGQKASQVLLGQQTFDMVVWFTPEARGDLDQIRSILISAPTGRPIPLGEIAKVSRNTGPNTINRENVSRRIVIQANVEGRDLGGIVGELRGKVREIQSSWPRGYYVEYGGQFQSQESAMRRILVLGAFTIVGIFLALLVALKSWRMALQVMVNLPLALIGGVVSVYLTDGMLSVASMVGFITLFGIATRNGIMMLSHYSYLMQEEGAPFSKETILRGTQERLVPVLMTALAASLGLLPLALSHGEPGKELLHPIAITILGGLVSSTLLDQMVTPALFWVFGKKEWAARAEQIDRSAD, from the coding sequence GTGCTTAATCGCGTTATTCAAGAGAGTCTTAAGCACAGGGTTATCATCATCGCATTCGCGGCGCTAACAATCTTGTACGGCATCTACACAGTGCCCCAAATGAATGTGGACGTGCTGCCGGATCTGAACAGACCCGTCGTTACCATCATGACCGAAGCGCACGGGTTGGCGCCAGAAGAGACCGAGACGCTTGTTTCCTTTCCAATTGAGGCGATGATGAACGGCGCAACTGGAGTGCATCGAGTGCGCTCCTCTTCGAGCGCGGGATTTAGCATCGTTTTTGTAGAGTTCGATTGGGACATGGAGATCTACCGAGCGCGGCAGATCGTCAGCGAGAAACTCCAGTTGGTGCAGGCGCGCCTTCCGGTAGGGTCGATTGCCTCGCTGGCCCCGATCAGCTCGATCATGGGCGAAATTATGCTGATCGCTCTGTCGAGCAAGAGCGGCGACACTGCGCCGACAGAGGTGCGGGCGCTTGCGGATTTTGTCGTCAGACCTCGATTGTTGGGCGTGCCCGGCGTGTCTCAAGTCGTCGCGATCGGTGGCGGAACAAGACAGTTTCAAATACTCACGAATCCATCGCGCCTAAAGCAGCATGGCATCACGCTGACCGAACTGACCGATGCGGCCTCCAAAAGCAACGTGAGCGCGGGAGGCGGATTCCTGTTGGAGGCTCAACGAGAAGAGATCATCCGCATCAAGGGCCGAATCAACAACATCAAGGACATCGAGCAAACGGTGATCAAAGCCGTTAATGGCGTCCCGATCACGATCGGTCAGGTCGCAGAGGTGAAGTTTGACAAGGGATTGCAGCGCGGAGACGCGAGCGTCAACGGCGATCCGGCCGTTATCCTCTCTGTACAAAAGCAGCCCGAAGCGAACACCCTGAAACTTACGCGAGAGGTCGACGTCGCATTGCGCGAGATAGAGGCATCGCTCCCCGACGACATTCAGGTCAATCGCGACCTCTTTCGACAAGAGCGGTTCATCTCGCTCTCGATCGAGAACGTGTCCAAGGCGCTTCTTGAGGCCACCGTCATCGTGCTGATCGTCATCCTGGCGTTTCTGATGAACGTTCGGGCGACTCTGATCTCGATCGTTTCGATCCCAATGTCGTTCGTGCTGACCCTGTTGCTACTGGCCCGAATGGGCATAGCGATCAACACGATGACGCTGGGAGGGCTGGCAATCGCGATCGGCCTTGTGGTCGACGACAGCATAGTGGACGTCGAGAACGTCTTTCGCAGGCTGAGGCAGAATTCGGTCTCGAACTCGCCAAAACCAATTCTAGACGTGATCTTTCGCGCCAGCGCCGAAGTGCGCAACAGCATCGTTTACGCCACGCTGATCGTGGTCTTGGTGTTTGTGCCCCTCTTGTCGCTCGAAGGCATCGAAGGCCGCGTGTTCGCGCCTTTGGCGATCGCGTTCACCTGCTCTATGGCTGCCTCGTTGCTCGTCTCTCTAACGCTCACCCCGGCGCTTTGCGCGATCGCCCAGAAACAAAGTTCAGCGGCCGAGGCGCGAGAAACCAGGCTGGTCCGACTGCTCAAACGACTGAACGCTCCTTTAGTGCTCGGCGCAATGGGCAGGCCCTGGCTGGTGATGGCGGTTGTTGCAATGTTGACTGGCTTGGCGATTCTCGCGGTCGTCAACTTGGGCCGTGAGTTTCTTCCAAAGTTCAATGAGGGATCGCTCTCCATAAGCGTCATTCTGCCGCCCGGCTCGAGTCTGGAGGAGAGCAACCGCATAGGCACGATTATCGAACGTGCTGCTTTGACCGTGCCGGAAGTTACCTACATCGGTCGCCGGACTGGGCGCGCAGAGATGGACGAGCATGCGGAGGGCGTCAATCACTCCGAACTGGACGTCGGTTTAGCCGATTCTCCGCGTGGTTCGGCGCTCGCCATCGAAGAGTTAAGATCCAAGATAGGCGGCATTCCGGGGGTGTACACCTCCTTCGGCCAACCCATTTCACATCGATTGGACCACTTGTCGTCGGGCGTCCGCGCAGCGCTCGCAATCAAGATATTTGGCCCGGATCTCGATATCCTCCGGGGCATAGCGAACCAAGTGAACGGAGTGATGCAGGGCGTTGAAGGCATTGTCGACTTGCAGATAGAACCTCAAGTCGAGGTGCCCCAAGCCAGCATAGAAATCGACCGGCCAGCGGCGGCACGGTACGGAATCTCTCCGTACGACTTGGCCGAGAGCCTCGAAATCGGGTTCGCCGGACAGAAGGCGTCGCAGGTCTTGCTGGGGCAGCAGACGTTCGACATGGTCGTCTGGTTTACGCCTGAAGCCCGGGGCGACTTGGATCAAATCAGGTCGATTCTTATCAGCGCTCCGACTGGCCGACCGATACCTCTGGGCGAGATCGCCAAGGTGAGCCGCAACACTGGCCCCAACACGATCAATCGCGAGAACGTCTCTCGTCGCATCGTCATTCAAGCCAACGTGGAAGGCCGAGACTTGGGCGGCATCGTCGGCGAACTTAGAGGCAAAGTGAGAGAAATCCAATCGTCTTGGCCGCGCGGCTACTATGTGGAGTATGGCGGCCAGTTTCAAAGCCAAGAAAGCGCCATGCGCCGCATATTGGTTCTTGGCGCGTTTACCATCGTAGGGATTTTCTTGGCGCTTCTCGTTGCGCTCAAGTCTTGGAGAATGGCGCTTCAAGTCATGGTCAATCTGCCCTTAGCATTGATTGGCGGCGTCGTCTCTGTCTATCTGACCGACGGCATGCTATCGGTTGCGTCGATGGTGGGCTTTATTACTCTGTTCGGAATTGCCACGCGAAACGGCATCATGATGCTGTCGCACTATTCGTACCTAATGCAGGAAGAGGGCGCGCCTTTCTCCAAAGAGACGATTCTGCGCGGCACTCAGGAGCGTCTCGTGCCTGTGCTGATGACCGCGCTGGCCGCTTCGCTCGGATTGTTGCCCCTCGCGCTTTCCCACGGAGAACCGGGCAAGGAGCTTCTACATCCTATTGCAATAACGATTCTGGGCGGATTGGTGTCTAGCACCCTCTTAGACCAAATGGTTACTCCGGCGCTCTTTTGGGTTTTCGGTAAGAAGGAGTGGGCAGCGCGGGCCGAGCAGATCGATCGGTCTGCAGACTAA
- the hutH gene encoding histidine ammonia-lyase — MSLGLRYNQPVGSEHDSIRKVVRVARRQDKLELTPDDLSRMDDAHRRLQALFNTGETIYGVSTGFGPLKSERISLEKASQLQTNLIRSHACGVGPPLKEDQTRAMMALLALSLSKGASGVPASLAQAVVDLLNNDIVPVVPSRGSLGASGDLAPLAHAALVLIGEGEAVYQGRRMPGREALSAAGLSPIELTPKCGLSLINGTHAHTGIACLLWTDMERLIKTAEIAAAMSIEAMLGSAKPFGSVARLKPHPGQLASSANLDRLLAGSAIVASHAGCAEVQDAYSMRCAPHVLGAARQTHLHLGETLLRELESVTDNPLLVDGEAVSAGHFHGQAVGFALDYAAMGLAEIASISERRAARILDASMSRGLPAFLVAEPGLNSGFMIAQYTAAALVSENKTLCHPASVDSIPTGANQEDHVSMAMTAALKATDVLKNAQTVVAIELLCAAQGLEFRKRETGLKAAKGTGTALEAVREAVPFLESDAPLAPMIEKVLQIEDVVERVEQAIGEMV; from the coding sequence ATGAGTTTGGGATTGCGCTATAATCAACCCGTGGGCAGCGAGCACGATTCGATCCGCAAAGTCGTCCGCGTCGCTCGCCGTCAAGATAAGCTTGAATTAACCCCTGACGACCTCAGCCGGATGGACGATGCGCATCGCCGGCTGCAGGCGCTCTTCAACACCGGAGAGACCATTTACGGCGTCAGTACTGGCTTTGGTCCCCTCAAGTCCGAACGTATCAGCCTCGAAAAAGCCTCCCAACTGCAGACCAACCTTATACGTTCCCATGCTTGCGGCGTCGGCCCGCCGCTAAAAGAAGACCAAACCCGCGCAATGATGGCGCTCTTAGCGCTTTCGCTCTCTAAAGGCGCATCGGGCGTTCCGGCCAGCCTTGCACAGGCAGTGGTCGATCTGCTCAACAACGATATCGTGCCCGTCGTTCCCAGCCGCGGATCGTTGGGCGCCAGCGGCGACCTCGCCCCGCTCGCCCATGCCGCGCTCGTGCTCATCGGCGAAGGCGAAGCGGTCTATCAAGGCAGGCGGATGCCGGGTAGGGAAGCGCTCTCGGCGGCGGGTTTGTCGCCAATCGAACTCACCCCTAAGTGCGGTCTGTCGCTGATCAATGGCACCCACGCGCACACGGGCATCGCCTGCTTGCTGTGGACCGACATGGAGCGGCTGATCAAGACTGCCGAAATCGCCGCCGCCATGAGCATCGAGGCGATGTTAGGTTCGGCTAAGCCCTTTGGCTCGGTGGCCCGCCTCAAGCCCCATCCGGGGCAGTTAGCGTCGTCGGCCAACCTTGATCGGCTGCTGGCTGGAAGCGCTATCGTCGCTTCGCACGCCGGGTGCGCCGAGGTTCAAGACGCCTACTCTATGCGATGCGCGCCCCATGTACTGGGCGCCGCTCGACAGACGCACTTGCACTTGGGCGAAACGCTCCTGCGAGAGCTTGAGAGCGTTACCGATAACCCGTTGCTAGTCGATGGAGAAGCCGTCAGCGCGGGGCATTTTCACGGTCAAGCGGTCGGCTTCGCGCTCGATTATGCCGCAATGGGGCTGGCCGAGATCGCCTCGATCAGCGAGCGGCGCGCCGCCCGAATCTTGGACGCCTCCATGTCGCGCGGGCTGCCGGCCTTTTTGGTGGCCGAGCCGGGTCTGAACTCTGGATTTATGATTGCCCAGTACACCGCCGCCGCGTTGGTGTCGGAGAACAAGACCTTATGCCACCCTGCCTCGGTCGATTCGATCCCGACCGGCGCCAACCAAGAGGATCACGTCTCGATGGCGATGACCGCCGCGCTCAAGGCGACGGATGTCCTTAAGAACGCCCAAACCGTCGTCGCCATCGAACTGCTCTGCGCCGCTCAAGGGCTCGAGTTTCGCAAGCGGGAGACCGGCTTGAAAGCAGCAAAAGGCACGGGGACTGCTCTCGAAGCCGTCCGCGAAGCCGTGCCGTTTTTAGAATCGGACGCGCCCCTAGCGCCGATGATCGAGAAAGTCCTGCAGATCGAAGACGTGGTCGAGCGGGTGGAGCAGGCGATCGGTGAGATGGTATGA